From a single bacterium genomic region:
- a CDS encoding extracellular solute-binding protein, with translation MQKQVLSSLLFTVAFLIVAAGIVLFPKGGVKFAAENEVKLRVWQGFKFEEVTVMEEIADRFKEEWEAKNPGKVLDIEIERVSYDDMVTKLKTAALASQTPDVAFVDALKVPDLAFGQTLQPIDELENFRYKSIDEARQQFVTASFDMGVVNRLGKENLYGIPVQTTTLAMFWNRKIFRDSADKLRSAGLDPNRAPRDWDELIEYARALEDKEKGIYGYAMSGSLWFQFPIYNQYNVNWVRYEKNGRAVPDIDNPRGKAALQRIADLYLKDKVEAGAWKRGAMGPDQGFLNEKYAMILMGPWFVEKFESAGLDFDVSLVPAVPADEAAELGIPAQSSSNIGGQIGVIFESCEEPELAYDFIEYFTSEKEQRYWSETLGQIPVRQAAWENLNTEKFPYVPKFMEQLKYAKRLPQMPLYGTLENEIANPEFDLLMNDKITVQEALEHMEKSLDDKVLKKLNARFDSDDSDE, from the coding sequence ATGCAGAAACAAGTTCTTTCCTCTCTGCTATTCACAGTGGCCTTTCTGATCGTGGCGGCGGGCATTGTCCTCTTCCCCAAGGGGGGCGTGAAGTTCGCAGCCGAGAATGAGGTCAAGCTGCGTGTGTGGCAGGGATTCAAGTTCGAAGAAGTCACCGTGATGGAGGAAATCGCCGACCGCTTCAAAGAGGAGTGGGAGGCGAAGAATCCTGGCAAGGTCCTCGATATCGAAATCGAGCGAGTCAGCTACGATGACATGGTGACAAAACTGAAGACGGCGGCGTTGGCGAGTCAGACGCCGGATGTCGCATTCGTCGATGCTCTGAAGGTTCCCGATCTCGCGTTCGGCCAGACGTTGCAGCCGATCGATGAGTTGGAGAATTTTCGTTACAAGTCGATCGACGAAGCGCGTCAGCAATTCGTGACCGCCTCCTTCGACATGGGCGTCGTGAATCGTCTCGGCAAAGAGAATCTTTACGGAATCCCGGTTCAGACGACGACGCTGGCGATGTTCTGGAATCGAAAGATCTTCCGCGACAGCGCCGACAAGCTCCGCTCCGCTGGCCTTGATCCGAATCGCGCCCCTCGCGACTGGGACGAACTGATCGAGTACGCCCGTGCGCTGGAAGACAAGGAGAAGGGAATCTACGGCTACGCCATGTCGGGCAGCCTCTGGTTCCAGTTCCCGATCTACAATCAGTACAACGTCAATTGGGTGCGCTACGAGAAGAACGGCCGCGCCGTGCCGGACATCGACAATCCGCGTGGGAAGGCAGCGCTGCAGCGCATCGCCGACCTTTACCTGAAGGACAAAGTCGAAGCGGGCGCCTGGAAGCGTGGCGCGATGGGTCCCGATCAGGGATTCCTGAATGAGAAGTACGCGATGATCCTGATGGGCCCGTGGTTTGTGGAGAAGTTTGAGTCTGCGGGTCTGGACTTCGACGTGTCTCTCGTTCCGGCAGTGCCGGCGGACGAAGCGGCCGAGCTTGGAATCCCTGCTCAAAGCTCTTCCAATATCGGTGGCCAGATCGGAGTGATCTTCGAGAGTTGCGAAGAGCCGGAGTTGGCCTACGACTTCATCGAGTACTTCACGAGCGAGAAGGAACAGCGCTACTGGTCCGAGACCCTGGGGCAGATTCCGGTTCGCCAGGCGGCCTGGGAGAACCTGAATACCGAGAAGTTCCCCTACGTTCCGAAGTTCATGGAGCAGTTGAAGTACGCGAAGCGCCTGCCGCAGATGCCGCTTTACGGAACGCTCGAGAACGAGATCGCAAACCCCGAGTTCGACCTTCTGATGAACGACAAGATCACGGTGCAGGAAGCGCTCGAGCACATGGAGAAGTCGCTGGACGACAAGGTGCTCAAGAAGCTCAATGCACGTTTCGATTCGGATGATTCGGACGAATAA
- a CDS encoding HAD-IA family hydrolase, which yields MPTRRIKGIVFDFDGLIVDTELPLFETWQELYQENGGSLPLDFWEEVIGRSDAFDPYETLESQLGHPIDREAIRAEKDRRYRERLARQEILPGVLDKLNEAAAAGLQIGLASSSDYQWVDGHLRQFDLRDRFECVFCKDHVARTKPNPELYLKAVEALELAPSEAIAIEDSPNGARAAVAAGLFTVVVPNTLTRSMKFNACDLRLESLADRTLAELIEIAQAAS from the coding sequence ATGCCGACGCGACGGATCAAAGGGATTGTCTTCGACTTCGACGGGCTGATCGTCGACACCGAATTGCCGCTGTTTGAAACGTGGCAGGAGCTCTACCAGGAGAATGGCGGAAGCCTGCCTTTGGACTTCTGGGAAGAAGTCATTGGCCGGTCCGATGCCTTTGACCCCTACGAGACCCTGGAATCCCAACTCGGGCACCCGATCGATCGCGAGGCAATCCGTGCCGAGAAGGACCGGCGTTATCGGGAACGACTGGCCAGACAGGAGATTCTGCCCGGCGTGCTGGACAAGCTAAACGAAGCGGCGGCAGCGGGCCTACAAATCGGACTGGCCTCGAGTTCGGACTACCAGTGGGTAGATGGGCACTTGCGCCAGTTCGACCTGCGGGATCGTTTTGAGTGCGTCTTCTGCAAGGACCACGTGGCGCGCACAAAGCCCAATCCCGAGCTGTACTTGAAGGCCGTGGAGGCTTTGGAACTGGCTCCATCTGAAGCAATCGCCATCGAAGATTCCCCGAACGGTGCGCGCGCTGCCGTGGCCGCGGGGCTTTTTACGGTGGTTGTGCCGAACACGCTGACGCGATCGATGAAGTTCAACGCCTGCGATCTGCGGCTGGAATCGCTGGCAGATCGGACGCTGGCGGAATTGATCGAGATCGCACAAGCAGCCAGCTAA
- a CDS encoding glycoside hydrolase family 3 protein: MRKLIKSLIAAVVVALSMTGAWADEVDDLVAQMTLAEKIGQMTQAERSAATPNDVATFFLGSILSGGGSSPADGSVAGWAAMHDAYQQAALSTRLGIPILYGIDAVHGHNNVVGATIFPHNIGLGATRDRELIEEIGRITALEVSATGLEWTFAPAVSVARDQRWGRTYESFGEDPALQNLLTARYLSGLQGSTMGGEHLIACAKHYVGDGGTANGTDQGNTILDETALRQIHMQGFIQAVSQNVGTVMPSYSSWNGDKMHGNGYLITTVLKGELGFDGFVISDWNAIDQLPGSYYDQVVASVNAGIDMFMEPYRYGQFIATLTEAVNNGDVSMNRIDDAVIRILRVKFASGVMDSPYADQDLVTGGLVGSAAHRAVAREAVRKSAVLLKNDGVLPLDKNANIYLAGKGADSIGYQMGGWSIGWQGTTDPNATPGATIREALEHAVAATSGTLTYNRDGYGVSGDVAVVVVAEEPYAEFYGDNLNGLSIDPTELDVLNRVLNAGLPTVVVMLSGRPLFVSDEIDKWDAFVAAWLPGTEGDGLADVLFGDYDFTGKLPMTWPRDASQVPLNVGDEPYDPLFPYGYGLRLRSGGTSFVVY; this comes from the coding sequence ATGCGGAAGCTGATCAAGAGTCTGATCGCTGCAGTTGTGGTAGCTCTGTCGATGACCGGGGCGTGGGCCGATGAGGTCGACGATCTTGTCGCGCAGATGACTCTGGCCGAGAAGATCGGCCAGATGACCCAGGCCGAACGCAGCGCGGCCACTCCGAACGACGTGGCAACGTTCTTCCTTGGGTCGATCCTGAGTGGCGGCGGCTCATCGCCCGCCGACGGCTCGGTGGCGGGCTGGGCTGCGATGCACGATGCCTATCAACAGGCGGCGCTCTCGACGCGATTGGGCATTCCGATCCTGTACGGCATCGATGCGGTCCATGGGCACAACAACGTCGTTGGCGCGACGATCTTTCCTCACAACATCGGCCTGGGAGCTACGCGCGATCGGGAACTCATCGAGGAGATCGGGCGGATCACGGCTCTGGAGGTTTCTGCGACGGGCTTGGAATGGACCTTTGCCCCCGCCGTGTCGGTGGCGCGGGACCAGCGCTGGGGCAGAACCTACGAGAGCTTCGGCGAGGATCCGGCGTTGCAGAATCTGCTGACCGCCCGGTACCTGAGCGGCCTTCAGGGCTCAACCATGGGTGGCGAGCATCTCATCGCGTGCGCCAAGCACTACGTCGGCGACGGCGGCACGGCCAATGGCACCGACCAAGGGAATACGATTCTGGATGAGACTGCCCTGCGCCAGATCCACATGCAGGGCTTCATCCAGGCCGTTTCGCAGAATGTGGGCACCGTCATGCCGTCCTACAGCAGTTGGAACGGCGACAAGATGCACGGGAACGGTTACCTGATTACGACGGTGCTGAAGGGCGAACTGGGGTTCGATGGGTTCGTGATCTCGGACTGGAACGCGATCGATCAATTGCCTGGGTCGTACTACGACCAGGTTGTGGCATCCGTGAACGCAGGGATCGATATGTTCATGGAGCCTTATCGTTATGGGCAATTCATCGCGACGCTGACCGAAGCGGTGAACAACGGCGATGTCTCGATGAACCGCATCGACGATGCCGTGATTCGGATTCTGCGCGTCAAGTTCGCCTCGGGCGTAATGGATTCCCCGTACGCCGATCAGGATCTCGTGACGGGAGGACTGGTGGGTAGCGCAGCACATCGCGCGGTGGCGCGCGAGGCGGTTCGGAAGTCGGCGGTTCTGCTGAAGAACGATGGCGTTTTGCCACTGGACAAGAATGCGAACATCTATCTGGCCGGAAAGGGCGCCGACAGCATTGGCTACCAGATGGGCGGATGGTCGATCGGATGGCAGGGAACGACGGATCCAAATGCGACGCCGGGCGCTACGATTCGTGAGGCACTCGAGCATGCGGTCGCAGCCACCAGCGGCACGCTGACGTACAATCGCGATGGCTACGGTGTCAGCGGAGACGTGGCGGTTGTCGTTGTGGCGGAGGAGCCTTACGCGGAGTTCTATGGCGACAATCTGAACGGACTCTCGATCGATCCGACCGAACTTGATGTTCTGAATCGCGTTCTGAATGCGGGGCTTCCGACGGTTGTCGTGATGCTTTCCGGTCGCCCGCTGTTTGTCAGCGATGAGATTGACAAGTGGGATGCATTCGTCGCCGCGTGGCTGCCGGGCACCGAAGGCGACGGGCTGGCAGACGTGCTGTTTGGCGATTACGACTTCACGGGCAAACTCCCAATGACCTGGCCACGCGATGCGAGCCAGGTTCCATTGAACGTCGGCGATGAACCCTATGATCCTCTGTTTCCTTATGGATATGGGCTGCGATTGAGATCGGGCGGAACGAGCTTCGTGGTTTACTGA
- the prmC gene encoding peptide chain release factor N(5)-glutamine methyltransferase — MTSSRRGKEPPLTVGQIILKSAQWLDRKGIDSPRLDAELLLAYVLDCSRLDLYLQWEKPLIELEMGNYRELIRSRGQDRTPVARLLGKKEFYGRDFEVSPATFVPRPETEGVVDRALELLSSDPALRVDKPVVLEVGTGTGAIIVSLAAEDAQPRYIATDISADALATARKNAAAIHVESRIDFRHGSGLCGYDGALHLLVSNPPYIPEDQIPTLPPEVKDHDPMAALLGPGSDGLDCVREMLDQAKGCLAPGAWVVLEIGEDQEEPVLAVFEKAGIFTDARVERDLAGQPRYAMARRKA; from the coding sequence ATGACCTCATCCCGCCGTGGCAAAGAGCCGCCCTTGACCGTCGGCCAGATCATCCTGAAGTCCGCCCAGTGGCTCGACCGCAAGGGGATCGACTCGCCGCGTCTGGATGCAGAACTTCTGCTGGCGTATGTGCTCGATTGCTCGCGGCTGGATTTGTATCTGCAGTGGGAAAAGCCACTGATCGAACTGGAGATGGGGAACTACCGCGAGCTGATTCGCTCCCGTGGCCAGGATCGCACACCTGTTGCGCGACTCCTCGGCAAGAAGGAATTCTACGGGCGGGATTTCGAAGTCAGCCCCGCGACATTCGTCCCGCGACCGGAGACCGAAGGAGTCGTGGATCGAGCGCTTGAACTGCTCTCCTCTGACCCTGCGCTACGAGTGGACAAGCCCGTCGTCCTGGAGGTCGGCACGGGCACCGGCGCCATCATCGTCAGCCTCGCTGCGGAGGACGCTCAGCCGAGGTACATTGCAACGGACATCAGCGCCGACGCGCTTGCCACCGCTCGCAAGAATGCAGCGGCCATTCATGTCGAGAGCCGCATCGACTTCCGCCATGGGTCCGGTCTCTGTGGTTACGATGGCGCGCTGCATCTGCTCGTTTCCAACCCTCCCTACATTCCGGAGGATCAGATCCCGACATTGCCGCCCGAAGTCAAAGATCACGACCCGATGGCTGCGCTTCTTGGTCCCGGCTCGGACGGGCTCGATTGCGTGCGCGAGATGCTCGACCAGGCGAAAGGCTGCCTCGCGCCGGGCGCGTGGGTGGTGCTCGAGATCGGCGAGGACCAGGAAGAACCCGTGCTCGCGGTCTTCGAGAAGGCGGGGATCTTCACGGATGCGCGCGTCGAACGCGATCTGGCCGGCCAGCCGCGCTATGCCATGGCCCGGCGCAAGGCTTGA
- a CDS encoding peptidylprolyl isomerase: MGNSIVTMETTKGTIKIRLFDDKVPRTTQNFKDLINKGFYDGLLFHRVIEQFMLQGGCPEGSGRGGPGYKFEDEFHPELKHDRPGILSMANAGPNTNGSQFFITTVPTPWLDNKHAVFGEVIEGMDVVSAIETAPKGPGDRPTPDIKMTKVTVEEG, translated from the coding sequence ATGGGCAATTCCATCGTTACTATGGAAACCACAAAGGGCACGATCAAGATTCGGCTCTTCGACGATAAGGTTCCGCGCACAACGCAGAACTTCAAAGACCTCATCAACAAAGGCTTCTACGACGGCCTGCTGTTCCACCGCGTGATCGAGCAGTTCATGCTGCAAGGCGGATGCCCCGAAGGCTCTGGCCGCGGCGGCCCGGGCTACAAATTCGAGGACGAATTCCACCCCGAACTGAAGCATGACCGCCCGGGAATTCTCTCCATGGCGAACGCCGGTCCGAACACGAACGGCAGCCAGTTCTTCATCACCACCGTTCCCACGCCGTGGCTCGACAACAAGCACGCCGTCTTTGGCGAAGTGATTGAAGGCATGGACGTCGTGTCCGCGATCGAAACCGCCCCCAAAGGCCCCGGCGATCGCCCCACCCCGGACATCAAGATGACCAAGGTGACTGTGGAAGAAGGCTGA
- a CDS encoding glycosyltransferase family 9 protein → MKKPNSVLIVRLSAIGDVIHSLPVLDVLRRELPDARIGWIVEELSAPLLQNHPQLDELYVIPKKRWRGNFWKMFFPEIRPFFRQVKADGWEVALDLHGLTKSGLVAWASGAPIRIGYGDEDGREINKLFTNRKVKPSPEIKHVVARNLALLEGLGITPPADAAGKLGILEEEREQMRARLEEAGWTRGERIAALNPGAGWSSKRWEPVRFAETGALLAKDPGLRPLILWGPREEPMRDEIANRLKQSGVEPIIAPQTRIRDLAVLISLCDLFIGGDTGPTHTAGLLDVPVVSIFGASDSHRNRPWPIKSGPALQREDFDCVPCWKTKCPLVGDEILKCLHGIEASRVAEAAREVYRQHQSVSS, encoded by the coding sequence ATGAAGAAGCCCAACTCTGTCTTGATCGTTCGTCTCTCCGCGATCGGCGATGTCATTCACTCGCTGCCCGTGCTCGATGTGTTGCGCCGCGAACTGCCCGACGCCCGCATCGGTTGGATCGTGGAGGAACTCTCCGCACCGCTGCTCCAGAACCACCCTCAACTCGACGAGCTCTACGTGATTCCGAAGAAGCGCTGGCGTGGAAACTTCTGGAAGATGTTCTTCCCGGAGATTCGCCCGTTCTTTCGCCAGGTGAAGGCCGACGGCTGGGAGGTTGCGCTCGATCTGCACGGCCTCACCAAGTCCGGCCTCGTGGCATGGGCCAGCGGCGCTCCAATCCGCATCGGTTACGGCGACGAAGATGGCCGTGAGATCAACAAGCTGTTTACGAACCGGAAGGTGAAGCCTTCGCCGGAGATCAAGCACGTCGTCGCGCGCAATCTCGCCCTTCTGGAGGGACTCGGAATCACGCCGCCCGCAGATGCGGCCGGCAAGCTCGGCATTCTGGAAGAGGAACGCGAACAGATGCGCGCACGCCTCGAAGAGGCCGGCTGGACTCGCGGCGAACGCATCGCCGCTTTGAACCCCGGCGCGGGCTGGTCGAGCAAACGATGGGAGCCTGTGCGCTTTGCCGAAACAGGTGCGTTGTTGGCCAAGGATCCCGGGCTGCGTCCGCTCATCCTGTGGGGGCCGCGCGAAGAGCCCATGCGCGACGAAATCGCCAACCGTCTGAAGCAGTCCGGCGTCGAGCCAATCATCGCACCGCAGACGCGCATTCGCGACCTGGCCGTCCTGATTTCTCTCTGCGACTTGTTCATCGGCGGTGATACCGGCCCAACGCACACTGCGGGCCTTCTTGATGTTCCCGTAGTCTCAATCTTCGGCGCGTCAGATTCGCATCGCAATCGGCCGTGGCCGATCAAGTCCGGTCCGGCCCTCCAGCGCGAAGACTTCGACTGCGTCCCCTGCTGGAAGACGAAGTGTCCGCTCGTCGGCGATGAGATACTGAAGTGCTTGCATGGAATAGAAGCTTCCCGCGTTGCCGAAGCAGCGCGGGAAGTGTATCGCCAGCATCAATCTGTCAGTTCGTAG
- a CDS encoding ABC transporter permease subunit: MPEALREPWKPLPGRGIKAIKLTVLIIVLSCMLVFVQLPLIWMIITALKQPGTAFRLQFLPSTAQASEPIAVETMPEGATTLHFEYTDPNAVTVNVAGEFNGWDKDANPLSQAVGGVWVGEIQNADPGVYAYKFVISGSEWVADPDNDWATSDGNSVIEAKEGEIAYNRPPMNATEETNKGLQVVLRLPEGQTLSAVDHRGNEVQLAYSDGAYRGTIAQWDPAPIPPRNADEEPEGPYFKVVTHRSFGEAVDALYTTDNFMAILKNKDFPFGKYGFNSLLVAGLAALLTVVICTMAGYAFAVKQFHYREVIFGLLLSSMLVPGMIYMVPQFSITLQLGWIDTYRGLILPHLANVFGLFLLRQYISQVPRDLFNAAEIDGASELRVFQNIVIPLCLPIMVTLFLLVFVTQWSNFLWQLIVTQPSSAVTTLPVGLQAFKGQYGQDWERIMAGACFSIIPIALLFLATQRFFLEGLTAGAVKE, from the coding sequence ATGCCTGAAGCCCTGCGCGAACCATGGAAGCCCCTTCCGGGCAGAGGAATTAAAGCTATCAAGCTGACTGTCTTGATCATCGTGCTGTCGTGCATGCTGGTCTTTGTCCAGTTGCCGTTGATCTGGATGATCATCACCGCTCTGAAGCAGCCAGGTACGGCTTTCCGCCTGCAGTTCCTGCCCAGCACGGCTCAGGCAAGCGAGCCGATCGCTGTCGAGACGATGCCGGAAGGAGCAACGACGCTTCACTTCGAATACACTGACCCAAATGCCGTGACGGTGAACGTTGCCGGCGAATTCAACGGCTGGGATAAGGATGCGAATCCACTGTCCCAGGCAGTCGGCGGGGTCTGGGTCGGGGAGATCCAGAACGCTGATCCCGGCGTATATGCCTACAAGTTCGTCATCAGCGGCAGCGAATGGGTGGCCGATCCGGACAATGATTGGGCAACATCCGACGGCAATTCCGTGATCGAGGCCAAAGAGGGCGAGATTGCCTACAATCGCCCGCCAATGAACGCGACTGAGGAGACCAATAAGGGTCTGCAAGTCGTGTTGCGCCTGCCGGAAGGTCAGACGCTGTCGGCAGTTGATCATCGCGGGAATGAAGTACAGCTTGCTTATTCCGACGGCGCCTATCGTGGGACAATCGCGCAGTGGGATCCGGCTCCGATTCCACCCAGGAACGCGGATGAGGAACCGGAGGGACCGTATTTCAAGGTCGTCACGCACCGGTCGTTCGGAGAAGCGGTCGACGCTCTCTACACGACCGACAATTTCATGGCGATTCTGAAGAACAAGGACTTCCCGTTCGGCAAGTACGGATTCAACTCGCTGCTTGTCGCGGGTTTGGCAGCGCTGCTGACGGTGGTCATCTGTACGATGGCCGGGTACGCGTTCGCGGTGAAGCAATTCCACTATCGCGAAGTGATCTTCGGCCTGCTGCTCTCGTCGATGCTGGTACCGGGCATGATCTACATGGTGCCCCAGTTCTCGATAACATTGCAGTTGGGATGGATAGACACGTACCGCGGGTTGATTCTCCCCCACCTGGCGAACGTCTTCGGGTTGTTCCTGCTGCGGCAGTACATCAGCCAGGTGCCACGCGACCTCTTCAATGCGGCCGAAATCGACGGTGCGTCTGAGTTGCGAGTCTTCCAAAACATCGTGATTCCGCTTTGCCTGCCGATCATGGTGACGCTCTTTCTGCTGGTATTCGTGACGCAGTGGTCGAACTTCTTGTGGCAGTTGATCGTCACGCAGCCCAGTTCGGCCGTAACGACGTTGCCGGTGGGTCTGCAGGCTTTCAAGGGCCAGTACGGACAGGACTGGGAACGCATCATGGCGGGAGCCTGCTTCTCGATTATCCCGATTGCTCTTCTGTTCCTGGCAACACAGCGATTCTTCCTCGAGGGCCTGACGGCCGGCGCGGTGAAGGAGTAA
- a CDS encoding NUDIX domain-containing protein, whose product MTPIEPYYQPCPSTDHELLPVVDEHDNFLRLASRQEIHACGLHHRAIHVILLDLQGRVLLQKRSNAKDSYPGRWDISVGGHVGPEETYGQTARREITEEMGYTSILPQRIAIIDPAPENGWEFIHLFFGYVDGNPSPNPDEIEDYRWEDPQEVVERADPDADDPYWCLTPSSIASFRRWWQLGAPGLPRRAAYG is encoded by the coding sequence ATGACACCTATCGAACCTTACTATCAGCCCTGCCCCTCAACAGATCACGAACTTCTGCCGGTAGTTGACGAACACGACAATTTCCTTCGCCTTGCCTCCCGACAGGAGATTCACGCCTGTGGATTGCATCATCGGGCCATCCATGTGATCCTGCTCGATTTGCAGGGCCGAGTTCTTTTGCAGAAACGCAGCAACGCCAAGGATTCCTACCCCGGACGTTGGGATATTTCGGTCGGCGGCCACGTCGGTCCGGAAGAAACCTACGGCCAGACAGCACGCCGCGAGATCACCGAGGAGATGGGCTACACAAGCATTCTTCCTCAGCGCATCGCCATTATCGACCCTGCGCCCGAGAATGGTTGGGAGTTCATCCACCTCTTCTTCGGATACGTGGATGGCAATCCATCCCCCAACCCGGACGAGATCGAGGATTATCGCTGGGAAGATCCCCAGGAGGTCGTCGAGCGTGCCGACCCGGATGCGGACGATCCCTACTGGTGCCTCACGCCTTCTTCCATCGCGAGCTTCCGCCGCTGGTGGCAACTCGGCGCGCCCGGCTTGCCCCGAAGGGCCGCGTACGGATGA
- a CDS encoding sugar ABC transporter permease: MAKNSAERISFKKDLAALPFLLPFMAIFLVYIAWPLVYSFYLSLLRTDIYSSWYDRFGTMRFVGLQNYIEILQDPVFLFSILLTFIYAILTIFPTMALSLFLAITLNRKTKGFGIFRSGFFIPNVFDIYVVGVIWLFLYNPNAGLFVKIADMIGLDSLAQQGFLNNPKLTLPCVALAMVLKNAGFGMILFLTALNNISTSIFEAAEVDGATKWQQLVHVTVPLLRPIILFLSITGMVGTLNAFSEIYAMTDNTGGASIQIAGHTLQSGRISGYHLFRVFDDSYYGQAAAISFVLLAIALVIAYFNFKFLSPKES; the protein is encoded by the coding sequence ATGGCGAAAAACAGTGCCGAACGGATTTCCTTTAAGAAGGACCTGGCGGCCTTGCCCTTCCTGTTGCCATTCATGGCAATCTTCCTGGTCTACATTGCCTGGCCCCTGGTCTACTCCTTCTATCTCAGTCTGCTCCGGACCGATATCTACTCGTCCTGGTACGATCGTTTCGGGACAATGCGGTTCGTTGGACTTCAGAACTACATCGAAATCCTCCAGGATCCGGTGTTCCTGTTCTCGATTCTACTAACATTCATCTATGCCATCTTGACGATCTTCCCGACGATGGCCCTGTCGTTGTTCCTGGCGATCACGCTGAATCGAAAGACAAAGGGCTTCGGCATCTTCCGGTCGGGATTCTTCATCCCGAATGTGTTCGATATCTACGTCGTGGGCGTCATCTGGTTGTTCCTCTATAACCCGAACGCAGGTCTGTTCGTGAAGATCGCGGATATGATCGGCTTGGATTCCCTGGCTCAACAGGGCTTCCTGAACAATCCGAAGCTGACCCTGCCCTGCGTTGCGCTGGCGATGGTGCTGAAGAACGCCGGCTTCGGAATGATCCTGTTCTTGACCGCGCTCAACAACATCTCGACTTCGATCTTCGAGGCGGCAGAGGTGGATGGCGCGACGAAGTGGCAGCAGCTGGTTCATGTCACCGTTCCGCTGCTTCGGCCAATCATTCTGTTCCTGAGTATCACGGGTATGGTGGGTACGCTGAACGCGTTCAGTGAAATCTACGCCATGACCGATAACACCGGCGGCGCGAGTATCCAGATCGCCGGTCATACGCTGCAGAGTGGCCGCATCTCCGGTTATCATCTGTTCCGAGTATTCGACGATTCCTACTACGGCCAGGCGGCAGCGATCAGTTTTGTGCTGCTGGCAATTGCGCTGGTCATTGCGTACTTCAACTTCAAGTTTCTCAGCCCGAAGGAATCATAG